The genomic DNA ACTGATGCAAGTCCTAACTGTAATATCAACTAATGGGGCCGGGTATTTTATCCAATTTTGATACGATAAAACGCGATTCATTCGCCTTACAGCCTCCATCACATTAAAAAGGGATCAAAATTCATCAATTTCTTAATTTTATGCTAAGTAAATTATGGAAAAAATATggatttgttttttaaaaaaaaaacattcctagataaattatatatatccctcttttaaaaattattaaataataatttatttataatttacaaTCTAAAATATTTATTTGTGTTTCACAGCTGGATGATAACCACTTTAgggtagttttgaaaattataatattttagaaTAGTTTGAACCAGATCTATATCACTTTAATGTGCCTTTTAAGAATTATTTACATAATAGTTTACTCATAATTTAATATCTAACAtactttttttttcttgcttTTATTTTAGAGGTGCATTAATAATTTCTAAAAGATTTTATGCCAAAAGTGATATTCGTCTTTTGCTCGGATCCGATGCTCGTTGTCTACGGTCCACTATCAATCAACGGCAGATATAGAATTCCTTTTCTATACTCAATGACGCCACTAGATTTTCCATAAGATCAGATGTGATCTCCTCACAGAAAGCACCAAAATTGCTACCTACCTAATTAACACGTGTAAACTGAAGTCTCCTAGGATGGTATGGTTGAGACGGGTATTTCCATGTGATGGTAAAAAGAAATACGCTTGTCCCAGCGCCCTTATTAATTCATCTAAGGATCAATATGAAGAAGGTAAATTATGAATGACTATTagtctttagaatagtgactagcacataagggaggtatttacctcaatTTTATCGAGATTTAAACCCCAaacctcatgatgacaacaccttATGTGCTAACCACTAGATTGTCCCGAGAGATATTTTCACATGAGCTCTTAGAGTTAAAAATCATGCATCTAAGTATGTCTTTTCTTAAAGCATCTCCAATAGGAGATATTTGGAGGGGATATTTCTTTAAATATCCCCCTTCTTAAATATCCTCCATTATGGGGGATATTTGAGGGGGGATATTTGAGGGATGAATGAATTGTGCTCGGTGATTTTCTCTTATGGGACGCACCATTTTAGTGGGCTGCCACTATTttcagttttttattttatttttattttttaattaaatatgatGTGGTCAAAAAAAAATGATGGGTGCTGTgacttttaatgttttttttgttttttaaatttaattaaattctgaacattaaaaaattaaaaataaatcaaacgtTAGCGTGTGAAAAAAACAACATTTGGAAAATTAAACGTTCAAAAATATTCGAAAACTTAAACATtgggtaatatttaatttctcccTATATATACATCCTTTCTTTCATCTATTTTCATTATTTCCATACTCATTGCTTACAAAAAATTTAGAGAGAAATGGATAAAATTTCTGGTCATTATTTTAGGGATTTGTTCAACTCTCCAAATATCGACGAAAATTCTAGTAAAGAAAGTTCTCAAGTTCGTCATAATATTCCGGAAGACACAACGAGCCCTACAATATTAGATCCCGGTGAGGCGTTATTCATGATGGTAGTGCGCAATCAATTTAGAGTGGCTGAATTCGTGCAAGATTATCATGGGAGTAcacaaagaagaagaacaattaaCAGAGACCGTGTAGCCGGACACACTCAACTTGTCAATGATTATTTCTGTGTTGAGCCGGTGTATACCGATGATATGTTCCGAAGACGATTCCGAATGAGAAAAGAGTTATTTTTGCGCATAGTCACTGATTTGGAAAATCATCCTAGTGGATTTTTTAAATGGAGGGaagatgcagcaaggagaaaagaTCTCTCATCGCTTCAAAAATGCACGATGACTATCCGTCAACTAGCTTATGGAGGTTCTGTCGACCAATTTGACGAGTACTTGCGAATGGGTGAAACAACTGCCCTCGAATGCTTGTCCAACTTTTGCCAATGCGTGATACAAATATACAAAGGTGAGTACTTAAGAAAACCCAATGCAACTGACATTATTCGTTTGCTTGAAATGCATGAACAAAAGCATGATTTCCCTGGGATGTTAGGAAGTCTTGATTACATGCATTGGCTCTGGAAAAATTGTCCGGTTGTGTGGAGGGCACAGTACACACGAGGCGATCATGGTTATCCAACAATTGTGCTTGAGGCAGTCGCATATGTCGATTTGTGGATATGACATGCATTTTTGGAAGTTGCTGGATCTCGTAATGACATTAATATGCTTAATGAATCACCTATTTTTAATGACGTCTTGAAAGGAAATGCATCGGAAGTTAATTTTATTGTGAATGGTACACAATATACAAAAGGGTACTACCTAACAGATGATATATATATCCGGAACGACCCACTTTCGTCAAGAGTTTTTCTTGTCCTTAGGAtctgaaaagaatgaaatttaaggaaaaacaagaggCTGCAAGAAAAGATGTCAAGCGGGTATTTGGGGGTACTCCAATCTCGTTGGGCAATTATAAGAGGTCCAATGTGACATTGGTTTATGGACAAATGCAAAGAAATCATATATACGTACATTATTTTACACAACATGATTGTGGAGGACGAAGACCATGCAATATCGATTTGGGATCACGAAAAACAAGATATAATCACAGTGAATCATGGCTCAATTAGAGGATTTGCTGAATACATTCGAAGAAATTCCGAGTTACGTGATACTCAGGTGCATCATTAGCTTCGTCATGATTTGGTTGAACACATCTGGGAAACATGCCATCGTGATGAGTAAATGACTAATTTATtatatatgaaatatttagtTATTCAATTCTGATTTTGTGAAATATTTGAACTatgttatagtttttttttaaatgtgtaCACTAGATGTTTtattgttttcatttaaataaaatattaatattaaaataattatattgaataattatttgaaaaatatttatgaataaatgatagacgaaatatattaattttatttaaatataaaattatatgtaAGTTAATAAAATGATCATGTGAtctataaatatttgattggtggGATATTTGATTGTGAAGTTGAGGATATTTGAGAGTGAGATATTTGATTGGTGGACCCATAAATATTTGGATGGTGAGATATTTCAAAGTTGAGATATTTGAATAATAAGATATTTGAAGAATGATGTGAAAGTGAGGATTATAAATATTTGAAAGAAATATCTCATACTATTATAGATATTCTTATGTCATGATCACTCAAATACTAATAATAGTTAGTAATCATTCATGATTTAGTCTAGTGAGAAGTCATTCATGATTTATTCTAGTGAGAAGGCTTCGCAAATCGAGCCGAACAGATGAGGCCTTCCCCGTCATGATGCACCACTTCTCGTCATCCTCCTTTCCTcaccaaaccctaaccctaaccctagtcCTTAAAAGGAGAGACGATTTTCcccagattttttttttcccacaAGGGGGCTAAATATTTGCCACCAATCGTTCATGTCGATTCCATTCACACTTGCGGATTTTGCCCCTCTTTTTTGCCGATTTCTTTAGCAATTCTCTAGGGTTAAAAATTGCtcctttttggtttttcattttccGCCGCTATATAAGATAGCGTGGAGTGTGTGGTCtttcgtcttcatcttccgatccGGCGATGGGATCGCCATTCCTCCTCCAACCCTCTCGCTCGCTGACGGCAGAAGCTATGGCGGCTGCCGGCCAGTCCCAGGATGACCTGAAGCGCATCGCCGCCCTCCGCGCCGTGGAGCTGGTGCGGTCCGGCATGGTCCTTGGCCTCGGCACCGGCTCCACCGCCGCCCACGCCCTCGACCGCATAGGCGACCTCCTGCGCGGCGGCGACCTCCGTGACATCGTCGGCATCCCCACTTCCGAATGGGCCGCCGCCCGCGCTGCGGCCGCCGGCATCCCCCTCACCGATCTCGCCGCGCACCCGGTGGTCGACCTGTCCATCGACGGCGCGGACGAGGTCGACCCGGCGCTCAACCTTGTGAAGGGCCGCGGCGGCTCCCTCCTCCGGGAGAAGATGGTGGAGGGCGCCAGCCGCCGCTTCGTCGTCATCGTCGACGACTCCAAGCTCGTTCCGCGCCTCGGAGGCAGCGGCCTCGCCATCCCCGTTGAGGTCATCCCCTTCGGCTGGGCCCTCACTCTCCGCCGACTACAGAACCTCTTCGACGGCACGCCCGGCTTCAACCTCAAGCTCCGTACGGCTTCAATCAACGCCAAAGCTAGCGCCTTTACCGAAAAAGAATCCGAAATTGAGCCATTTGTGACGGATAACAAGAACTACATCGTGGACCTGTTCTTCGAGGATGGAATCCACGGAGATCTACAGGCCATCAGCGATGACCTCCTGAGGATCACCGGCGTGGTCGAGCACGGAATGTTCCTCGGATTGGCGACGTCCGTGATCGTAGCCAGGAAGGATGGGGTGGTGTTGATGGACAAAGAGGCGAAGTCAAATGGTTTCTGAGAGGCATGTGATCGAGTTCAAAGCTAAATTATGTGTTGTTTCAAACATCATAAAGAAACCAGTTTTGACAGTATGGAAACATCAACTGTCTCCATTAAGCTTCGACTGCTAATTCAGTGATGGATAAACAATCAAGTTTCAGTAGATTTATTTTGGATTACAGCCTTACAGATCTCTGTCTTGAACTGTCTTTTCTTAGTTTTCTAAGTTGTGTATCAAGTTTCAGAGATTGAAATGCAGTAGATAGCTATCAGGGAAATctcaaaaaataataatctcaTTTAATCCTAGTAATATATCTAATCTGTGAAACTCTTTCCCATGTCTTTTTTACAAGTCCTCTGGTGTTTTCTTTTTCAGTCTTCTTCTGAAGAAGCGGCGTGAATTGGTTCTGGTTCCCTGATTCAAGTTGATTTTGCTTGAGATTTTCACAAGTCAACCCCCAATTCCCAGAGTCTACAATTTCATGAGCCCTTCTTTATGAGAATGTTCATCTGCAATGAAATCTCTATTCTCATTCTTTATGAGAATGTTCATCTGCAATGAAAAACCTATTCTCATTCTTTATGAGAATGTTCATCTGCAATGAAAAATCTATTCTCAcggagtcaaattaaattattgggAGTAatctgaaataaaaaaaaagaaaataaatattggGAGTAATCTGAAACTTGTTCGTCTACAAAAAGTCAAAAATTCCCCACATCTATTAAGGGAGTGCATTGAAAACTTGAGTAAAAacttgtatttttaaaatatataataaattaacaggagacctttaaataaatttttaaaattcaatatcaAACCTTGCCTTTGAGCATATGAATGTAATCGAGCTGAGTTAAGTCGaattcttgaatgtttgagtttgactcgtttataatcgagccgagttcGAATTTTTTTTAAGGAATATATTCATAGTTCACAAGTTTATTTGAACTTTTATTGAGGCTAATAGtcaaactcttgaatgtttgcaTTTGATTCGTTTATAATcgaaccgagctcgagctttattaaacaaatatattcacggctcacgagcttattcgaaatttaacgaacttaataaatataaattataaatttaaatattcattaaaaattaaattatatatttagaaaaaattataatattcttattaaaatttataattttattttaataaataaatttaatatatttatctatatattttataaatagagtgtaaaatctataaattaatatcaaaactattatttttttatttaaaaattaatttatgagTTTAATGAACATTTTAACGAGTCACATATTATGaaacttaagtttaatttatttatcttaatgaaCCTCAATAAACGAACACAAACGATTTTTTATAGAATCGAATTTCGAATAGATCTAGCGACTCAGTTCATTTACACCTCTATTTAAATAAATCCATTAATTGACACTGAAATATTTTTTGCGTTGTTTTTTTCTTTACGTTTTTGATACACTTGCCGTGTTAGGCATGTTCTGTGCTCAGGAAGTTACCCTTTTCACAgtgtaaatttttttatttgaaaaacaaaagagcTTCAGTGTTGCTCCACCAggttttataagttttcaaatattaaataagattgaataattcaaataaaaaagttTCAGAAATTAAAATAGTGAATAATGAAGCATTTCAGTATAGAAACTCTTAACAATTAACAACAAAGAATATAGATATGTTTGATCCACGAGGaaagattgaatttttttttcagaatAATGAAGTAGGTAAAGATCACCAACTAGTCACTAAACAAAACCCTGCAAAATTGACGAAGCTAAATTGTAGAAATGAAGGTAATCGATCTTCTTCAACCTTTAGTTTTtcgttctttctttttcttcttctcctttggcTTATCGGTACCCTCAGTTTTTGGTCGTTTCTGTTCTtgtttctccacctttggtatcTGGGTATTCTCCTCAGTTTTTGCACGTTTCTTTTCATGTTTCtcctcctttggcttctctttGTTCTCAGTTTTTAGACGTTTCTTTCCACGCTTCTCCTTTGGCTTCTCAGTTTTCCCTTCAATTTTATTTGCTTTCTTTTTCAGCATCACATTTGGCTTCTCCGATTTCCCCTCAGTTTTATGTTGTTTATTGTCCCGCTGCTCCTTGGGCTTCTCTTTTTTCCCCTCAGTTTTTTGCGGTTTCTTCTCCtgcttctcttctttttttataTTCTCATTGTTGGAGCGGCTAAGCATCCTCTGTGGCCAATGAGACCAACAATGCCTTTACTCACATGTTGAGCAACATCAAATGTAATTTTTTACTTAAGAACAGACATCGCTAAGCCTAGTCGTTTGGTCAAGTTAGATTAATGCTGAAACAATAGGAAGAGAGAAAtaaccttcttcctcctcttggccCGTTGTCGCCACGCTGACTTTTTCTTGGGTGAACTTGATTCCTGAAGATTTTAGTTGGATGAACTATATCAATGTGGGAATTGGGTCTTCAAAAACACACATTGAAACCAACaggaaacaaaaacaaaatgACTGTTTAGATTTGAGTACCTTGGCAAGAGCTACGATCCGTGCATACCTCTCTGCATGAGTCTCTTGCTCTTCTTCAATTTCACCATCACTATTAAGCATCACTTTGAGCGTTCCAACTTGAAATTGTTTCTTGAAACGAGCATGCGCCTTAATGCAAGGAGAAATAAAAGTGAGTAAACACAAAAAGAAACAATAACAGATGAAGTACTATTTTAGTAAGGAGTGTTAGCAGGTTGGTTCCACTGAATTCTTCCAAAAACAGAATAGATCCAAGTTCAAGTTATTAAGAACAAGCTTTCTGAACATTAATGAACAACTGACGGTCAATACTATAAGACAAAAACTGAGAAAATACCTGATGTTAAATGAAAGTAAAATAAAAGCCTTAATAACATTCCTCTTGTTTACATAAGGACCGATCAATTTCATCACTGATATATCTCAGGAACTCGAGTAACAATAAAATGTAAATTAATGATATGAGCTACAAGAGAAGCTCAAGCTAAATGCTTCTTATTGCAAGTGCAGCATGAAACAACTATACATGTATGCATATGCAATTTTGTTACCTTTGAACTGAGGTGTCTCTTAACTGTCTCGTCGCTTAAGCAGATAACTTTTGGGCAGAGACGGCACTTGAAAACTGACTTATGTTTCAAGATAAAAATGAGATCAGCTTGAATGGGATCATTGCAATCAACAGAAATGTCACCAGCATTGACCGTCCCATATTTTTTAGCTTCTGCGCCAACAATTGGTTCACTAGATCTAATGTTAGGATGAACAGCTGCAGAGATATCATCTTTCACATTAGCAAGACAAATAAACAAAGGAGAAAATTTGCTTCACATATGGCAGGGCAGAAAATTAAAGAGAAGATATAATCTTTGAAGAATAGACAATCTAGAACTAACGTTTGCTATATGCTTAGAAATTAAACAAAAGCTTTAACAAATCTAATCACAATTTTGAAGAATAGACAATCAACAACTGACATTGGgcatatgctaaggaattaagcAAAAAGGCACCAACTTTGATTAAAGACTCAGATGTACGAGTTGATTATCGGTAAAAGTTCACAGTCATCCAGAAACCAACTGAATACATAACAATATGGAGAATCTCTCAGAGGGAAACTTATCAAAATCAGAACCTAGTCATCAAATTCAACTAGCGATAGCAAGATCTAAACCTTATAGCTAGAAGATGGGATATGCGAGAGAAACAGATCAAACCAGAAAAAGGGAAGCGGCGCTGCTGCATctcgtcttctgaatcttctccatcttcatcatcttcatctgcGTCGGAGTCGCTGGAATCCTCGATTACCCCTACTTCTTCTGTCTCCGTCTCCCCATGCGGTTCTACTTCCCTGTCCGACTGGACCTCCGAAACGGAGTCGGAGTCCGAATCAGAAGACGAGGAGGAATGACCATCCCGGTCGACGTGTTCATGCCTGTAGAACCGCCGCTTAATCATGAGTAGCTAAGAAAATGGCAGCTCGCGAAGGTGACGGCGGCTCGCGAAGAGGGTATGGGGTTTAGGAGGTTAGGTTTCTTTCTCAGGTTTtcggtgttttttttttttctaattttaaaaagcACGGCGGGGCACGCCTgtaatttaggtaatttataaaatatctttttaattAACAAAACTGACGGAAACGGAAGTGAGGCCAGTGAGCGATCGGGCGGCGATCCCCTTCATCCTTCCTCTCCCCGTCGctatcttccttcttctcttctccacgTGACGTCACTGCACCAGCGACAGCCCCTATTTCTCGTTGCCCTCCGCCGATCCTCCACCACACACGAGCGGCGGCGACAACTCTCCCATTGCCCCTCCCGATCTGCCCTCTCCTTCTGTCGCACAGCCTCCAAAGCCAGTAGAAGGCCGAGCAACGCCGCCCCTCCCTTCCCCCTCTCCTCTCCGgcaccctctctctctctctctctctctgttcaCGCGGCCGTCGCCACCCGAAGTCGAAGAAGAGCTGAGATTTACACCGCCGACCTTCATTTCTCTCTCCTCTTCGGCATTCTCTCTTTCTCCCTTTCTGTTTTACGGCTCTGTTTTGGGCCGAGCCAAGAGGGACTACTGGCCTTCCCAAATTAAAGGTAAGAATTCGGTGAGTAATTGTATGGTTATTATTGGAGGAATCTTGGTTATTTTGAACTAATCACGATATTCAACTGACTTAAGCATTTCGGTGGTAATTTTCTTGTATTGAGGATGCAGTACAGATTTGCTATCCTTATAATGATTAGTGATTATTCTCATCGTTTGCTACTTGTTACTAACATGTCATGTGTGATATACTTACGCTAACACAGAGAATTTATACTTGTTATATATGTTGTTATCCTTGTATTAATATTCAATTTCCTGCCCGTTAGATCACTTATCCAATTGCTACCATGGATACCGAGAAAGCTCTTGCTCTTCTTCGATCTAGGCTCTATGACCCTAACTATGTCCATGCAACCTTCAAATCCTCCGAGGAGAGCAACTACTGGTAGTGCCATCAGATCTCCCACCTCAAACCCTCCAATTTTTCCTTTGCCATTATTGATTCGGTAGATTCTACTATTTCTCATTTTGTTTATTCCTGGATctctaagaaaatatttttcattcattttcaGCAAATTGAAGTTTCTTATCATGAACTCTATTTCGGATTCTTGTAACAACTCTATCCTCCTCCTTGGTCCTCGAGGATCTGGAAAGGTTGCGGTAAGGCCTTCAGTAAAAAATCTACATTTTAACCTTCATCATCTTTCCACTACACGTACACAATCAACCTTTTTGTTGTTCAGGTAGTTGACTTGGTCCTTGAAGATTTGAAAACTCAACACCCTGATTCAATTTCTGTGGTATGGTATAATGTTTCTTGGTTTCTGTTGCCTTTTCACcggttcattttttttcttgttctaTTGTGCTTTTGTAGTAAGGGATCTTTAAGTATATAGCAATGTGTTTTTTGGGTTCCAGATCAGGTTGAATGGACTACTCCATAGCGATGACAACTTTGCACTGAAAGTGAGATCTTTATCAAATCTGCTTTGTTTGTTCAATTTTCTTCACTTTTCTGATTGTTAAAATTTTCTAGTGTGTAGATAGCCCATGCAATTGTGTTGTGCTTATATGGAGGGAAGAAAGTAGGGAGGAAAGGAAGTAGTTTAAGTTTGGGAAAAAACAAAGTAAGAAGTATACTATCATATTTCAGGCAAATTAAAAGTAAGTTACTTATGTTAGTTATGGATCTTTCCCTCAACTTCCACAAAATTTTGGCTGAAATAAAATGGAGGATTTGGATGAGGTGATATTATTTCTCCCCTTATCTTCCTTCCAAGTAAAGAAGATGATTTGACAATTCGATTCATTTTCCATTTCTTACCCACTTATTTCATCCAAGTGAATACCATGATACTTGTGAGCTTCAAATGTCAAAGAAAAGAGGATGTCTATGAATATCTGAAAAGGAACTATTAAGTTGCTATGGTGAATTTGCATAGAATTGAATTGATTTTAGTATAGAATAGAGGAACCAGTGGAAGGGAGAAGGGAATAAGAGGCTGGGGGTGGGAATGATCTTGCATGTCTCCCTCTCCCTTCATATTCAAACTTTGCTATGCTCAAAATGCAGAAAGGATATAGTTGTTTTATTATAAATTACTATTTTaccaaattatttttattttatggttGTTTTATATGATAAATTGGATTATTTTAGTCTTAAATGTTCCTTTATTTTTCCCTCCACCAATATCATCCATATGAGAAAGATACTCTCCTCCTCTCACTCCCTTTCCTTCCCTCTTATTCCCCTTGCCAAACAACTCACAAACTATAGGATAAAATGTGATTGAATTGAATCTTTGGTTTTAGAGCATCTTTGTTTAGTGATATAATCTTTCTCATTTTCATAGTAGACCAAATTTTTATATGTAGTATAGTAAGGTCCCCTCCCCTCTCTCAATTTGATCACAAAATTCTGTCTCATTCATATAATGACAAAATGATGAAATTGCTGTTCCTCTTGGCTTATAAGCTTTAGGTCAGTCAGATATACCTTGAAATATCTCTTTCTAGATCTCATCATGACATCAACAAGTTATGCTTTGAACTCTGTTTGCTTTTTTCATGATAATTTGTATTGCTAATGACATTCACAAAGACATATATGCTGTTTCAGGAAATAGCTAGGCAGTTATGCTTGGATCACCAATTATTATTTTCTAAGATGGTATATTTAGTCCTAATGTTTTTCagtgtaaaaaatttataatatactTTATAGTTATCCAAGGTATGAACTCTAGATCTCATTGTGTTTTCTAGGCTTCATCAGATGACAATGCTGGATTCATGATTGATATGTTAAAGTAAGTACAGGTTTTCACCAACTTTTATTTTCCATGTTTAAACTTAAAAGTCTCTGAGAAGTTTCTTCTTAGCACACTCAACTTCTAATTGAATTTTCATCTTTTTTTATTTTGCCATGGACAGGGAGTGTGGATTATCTCACAAATCAATAATTTTTGTCTTGGATGAGTTTGATCTTTTTGCTCAGGTACGAGTAGTAACTTTTAGCCACTTACAGAATTCTGTGTAGGTACTTATTTACTTGCTTCTGTTCCTTGTCAATCCTCCTTTGTTGTTCCATTTTTATCTCATTCTTTGCTTTATTCTAAACCTTTGAGCTATTTGATACATGTGTATTCAGGGGAAACAACGATTACTTTATAGTTTGCTTGATGCAATGCAAACAGTGTCTTCACAGGCTGTAGTTATTGGTGTTAGCTGCAGATTGGTATGTAGCCTCCACATTTCTCACTTTTCTTTATATTCATGTTCATGGCAATATACACTGGGCCACCCGTATTTTTTAATCTCTTCTATAACATGTGTgttgaaaatttaaaaaggacaagtaaaagaaaaaataaggaaACATTTGAGTTAAGAAAGTGGAAGGAAACATAATTTCTTTTGATTTCTATCCTtttttttagatatattttttagtGAAGAAATAATTATGAACCACTCAAGGTTTCCTAAGTAAACaattgtttttatgtatattattattcttattattCCACTATTTGACTCATTGCTGGTTCTACTTGATAAAGCCACTCATGTCTTTCAGGATGCCGACCAACTTCTTGAAAAAAGAGTTCGATCTAGGTTTTCTCACAGAAAACTACTTTTTGTTCCTCCTTCAAGAGAAGATGTAAGAAGGTGATCATATTCTCTAACTTATGATGAATTGCTTATAATGTCAAATATCTTTCCAAGCAGTTAATCTTCAGTTTTCTTTATTGACATGTTATTCAGATTGTTGGAGCACATATTATACTTGCCAAAAGACATAGGTCTCCTCTCTAAATATGTTGCAGAATTCAACTCAAAGATTCAGGTGTTGTCTCGATCCCATCGTTACATTCAATATTATTGTGTAATAGCCAAAACCACAGAGACTGCTACTCGGTATTGACAAATAGTCCTGCAAGTCTTTTGTACAAATTTGATTTTTAGCATGATTTTGAGGTGAGCTTATTGGCAGTATGATGGATTTACTTGGATAGATGACATGTAAAATGATCTAGGACTCATGATTTTGATGTGAGATTATTGTAGTATCATGGATTTACTCGTATTTATGAGATGCAGAACCCTCTAGGACGCATGGATATGCCATCTCAGTTCTCACATAATTTCACTTAAAATAGGAGAATTCACAAATTTATCTTTgcctttattattttttgttattattattattttcatgatCATTGAGTTGTGCAGTAATGAATTAA from Zingiber officinale cultivar Zhangliang chromosome 4A, Zo_v1.1, whole genome shotgun sequence includes the following:
- the LOC121970723 gene encoding probable ribose-5-phosphate isomerase 2 is translated as MGSPFLLQPSRSLTAEAMAAAGQSQDDLKRIAALRAVELVRSGMVLGLGTGSTAAHALDRIGDLLRGGDLRDIVGIPTSEWAAARAAAAGIPLTDLAAHPVVDLSIDGADEVDPALNLVKGRGGSLLREKMVEGASRRFVVIVDDSKLVPRLGGSGLAIPVEVIPFGWALTLRRLQNLFDGTPGFNLKLRTASINAKASAFTEKESEIEPFVTDNKNYIVDLFFEDGIHGDLQAISDDLLRITGVVEHGMFLGLATSVIVARKDGVVLMDKEAKSNGF
- the LOC121970725 gene encoding DNA ligase 1-like; protein product: MIKRRFYRHEHVDRDGHSSSSSDSDSDSVSEVQSDREVEPHGETETEEVGVIEDSSDSDADEDDEDGEDSEDEMQQRRFPFSAVHPNIRSSEPIVGAEAKKYGTVNAGDISVDCNDPIQADLIFILKHKSVFKCRLCPKVICLSDETVKRHLSSKAHARFKKQFQVGTLKVMLNSDGEIEEEQETHAERYARIVALAKESSSPKKKSAWRQRAKRRKKRMLSRSNNENIKKEEKQEKKPQKTEGKKEKPKEQRDNKQHKTEGKSEKPNVMLKKKANKIEGKTEKPKEKRGKKRLKTENKEKPKEEKHEKKRAKTEENTQIPKVEKQEQKRPKTEGTDKPKEKKKKKERKTKG
- the LOC121970724 gene encoding origin of replication complex subunit 4-like isoform X1, whose protein sequence is MDTEKALALLRSRLYDPNYVHATFKSSEESNYCKLKFLIMNSISDSCNNSILLLGPRGSGKVAVVDLVLEDLKTQHPDSISVIRLNGLLHSDDNFALKEIARQLCLDHQLLFSKMASSDDNAGFMIDMLKECGLSHKSIIFVLDEFDLFAQGKQRLLYSLLDAMQTVSSQAVVIGVSCRLDADQLLEKRVRSRFSHRKLLFVPPSREDVRRLLEHILYLPKDIGLLSKYVAEFNSKIQYNLQDILNDKKFQEILDSILFIDGAINNLVQFLFRAVSSMSLESGLLSLENFKDSHLCYQRQPKTQILEGVSILELYILVCMNRLECKEQNSYNFNSVMKEYKAIHEAYKTSDNYRDSVCLRAFEHLLERELIGFVDNKGRNLSIEIQPVKLLISPHELYLGLKSRSSCPAILQKLFDHESFR
- the LOC121970724 gene encoding origin of replication complex subunit 4-like isoform X2; its protein translation is MDTEKALALLRSRLYDPNYVHATFKSSEESNYCKLKFLIMNSISDSCNNSILLLGPRGSGKVAVVDLVLEDLKTQHPDSISVIRLNGLLHSDDNFALKEIARQLCLDHQLLFSKMASSDDNAGFMIDMLKECGLSHKSIIFVLDEFDLFAQGKQRLLYSLLDAMQTVSSQAVVIGVSCRLDADQLLEKRVRSRFSHRKLLFVPPSREDVRRLLEHILYLPKDIGLLSKYVAEFNSKIQDILNDKKFQEILDSILFIDGAINNLVQFLFRAVSSMSLESGLLSLENFKDSHLCYQRQPKTQILEGVSILELYILVCMNRLECKEQNSYNFNSVMKEYKAIHEAYKTSDNYRDSVCLRAFEHLLERELIGFVDNKGRNLSIEIQPVKLLISPHELYLGLKSRSSCPAILQKLFDHESFR